A genomic segment from Amphiura filiformis chromosome 10, Afil_fr2py, whole genome shotgun sequence encodes:
- the LOC140161700 gene encoding cytochrome P450 2J4-like, with amino-acid sequence MRGQKPAARRGSAAWYHTGITFNSGPSWKELRQFTTGVLRSFGVGKRSYEDHVLCEAGYLIEYITNLEGASFDPSNAISNTVTNSVCSVVLGFRYNFDDPTYQKLLQCLEENTRLSGGSFLLNVLPASSFFFKKTQQTIVNNLCEYKRIFQPIIDEHRRNLNPDDLNDFLSVYLNECKVASDDDKYTDINEKHLVFLIVQLFAAGTGTVASTLRWAFLLVTKSPDVQRQVQEELDKVVGRSRLPKLSDRPNLPYTEATLLEVQRFGSIVPLCLPHCAGSTTTFQV; translated from the coding sequence GTATTACGTTTAATTCGGGACCATCATGGAAAGAACTCCGCCAATTCACAACAGGGGTACTGCGTTCATTCGGCGTAGGGAAGCGAAGTTACGAAGACCATGTGTTATGTGAGGCCGGATATTTAATAGAATATATCACAAATTTGGAAGGAGCATCGTTCGATCCATCAAACGCTATCAGTAACACAGTAACTAACAGCGTTTGCTCTGTAGTTCTTGGGTTTCGCTATAACTTTGACGATCCAACTTATCAAAAGCTTTTGCAATGTCTGGAAGAAAACACTCGACTCTCTGGTGGGAGTTTTCTACTTAATGTGCTACCTGCTTCCAGTTTCTTCTTCAAAAAAACGCAACAAACGATTGTCAATAATCTCTGTGAATACAAGAGAATCTTCCAACCAATCATTGATGAGCACCGTCGTAATTTAAATCCCGATGATTTGAATGATTTCTTATCGGTTTATTTAAACGAATGCAAGGTTGCATCAGACGATGACAAATACACTGATATTAATGAAAAACACTTAGTGTTCCTAATAGTTCAGCTTTTTGCAGCCGGTACAGGGACGGTCGCAAGTACACTACGCTGGGCCTTTCTTTTAGTGACGAAGTCCCCGGATGTTCAAAGACAAGTCCAGGAAGAGTTGGATAAAGTGGTTGGACGCAGTCGTCTTCCAAAACTAAGTGACCGACCGAACCTTCCATATACAGAAGCGACGCTACTGGAAGTCCAGCGGTTTGGGAGTATTGTACCCCTTTGTCTTCCACATTGTGCGGGTTCAACTACAACTTTCCAGGTATGA